The Geoalkalibacter ferrihydriticus DSM 17813 genome includes a window with the following:
- a CDS encoding nickel-dependent hydrogenase large subunit translates to MAKIVLDPLTRIEGHLRIETRIAGGQVAEAWSKGEMFRGFEALLQGRDPLDAPVITQRICGVCPISHAISSCKAIESACGLRVPANGLYLRNLILGANYLQSHILHFYHLSALDFVKVEALLGYTGRDPVLVDLKNWAESEIRTNRVLPVAPFLPKLPGDYAADPQWNLGALANYVEALEIRQEAHRMAALLGGKMPHAATLVPGGVTCVADAAVLEDFRARLRRVRRFIERCYIPDVLQAARLYPSYADIGRGPARFLSYGVFDEGASTWMPAGTVNGKGHEPLNLALIHEDTTSGFYRGNHKSHPKDAAAPIPQPDKPRAYSWLKAPRYNGLSYEVGPLARLVVAAAAGERSISQSLSALLRETGLREEQLPSTLGRHAARALEAQLLAARMEQWLDAMQPGAPAIVPYKNRDAGSGVGLVEAPRGALGHWITLKAGRIGSYQCVVPSTWNFSPRDAEQNPGPVESALVGTPVNEAYQGLEVARVVRAFDPCIACAVH, encoded by the coding sequence TTGGCCAAAATCGTTCTCGATCCCCTCACCCGCATTGAAGGACATCTGCGTATCGAAACACGTATTGCCGGCGGTCAGGTGGCCGAGGCCTGGAGTAAGGGCGAAATGTTTCGCGGCTTTGAAGCGCTCCTGCAAGGCCGCGACCCCTTGGATGCGCCGGTCATAACCCAGCGCATTTGCGGGGTGTGCCCCATCAGCCATGCCATTTCCTCCTGCAAAGCCATCGAGTCTGCCTGCGGTCTGAGGGTACCTGCCAACGGCCTTTACCTGCGCAACCTGATTCTCGGCGCCAATTACCTGCAAAGCCACATTCTGCACTTTTACCACCTCAGCGCCCTGGATTTCGTCAAGGTGGAGGCTCTGCTCGGCTACACGGGACGCGATCCGGTGCTTGTGGATCTGAAAAACTGGGCGGAAAGCGAAATCAGGACCAACCGAGTTCTGCCGGTAGCCCCGTTTCTGCCGAAACTTCCCGGCGACTACGCCGCAGACCCGCAGTGGAACCTCGGTGCTCTGGCCAACTATGTCGAAGCGCTGGAGATTCGCCAGGAAGCCCACCGCATGGCCGCGCTGCTCGGCGGGAAAATGCCGCACGCCGCAACTCTGGTGCCGGGAGGCGTCACCTGCGTTGCGGACGCGGCCGTGCTGGAGGATTTCCGCGCGCGCCTGCGCCGTGTGCGACGTTTTATTGAACGCTGCTACATCCCCGACGTTCTACAGGCTGCGCGTCTTTACCCAAGCTACGCCGACATCGGGCGGGGGCCGGCACGCTTTCTCTCCTACGGCGTCTTCGATGAAGGCGCCAGCACCTGGATGCCCGCCGGAACGGTCAACGGCAAGGGGCACGAGCCACTGAACCTCGCGCTTATTCACGAAGACACCACCAGCGGTTTTTATCGCGGCAATCATAAAAGCCATCCCAAGGACGCCGCCGCCCCTATTCCCCAACCCGACAAACCCCGCGCCTATTCCTGGCTCAAAGCGCCGCGCTACAACGGCCTGAGTTACGAAGTCGGCCCCCTGGCGCGCCTGGTGGTTGCCGCCGCTGCCGGCGAGCGCTCCATCAGCCAAAGCCTCTCCGCACTCCTTCGCGAGACGGGGCTGCGCGAAGAGCAGTTGCCCAGCACCCTGGGACGTCACGCGGCCAGGGCCCTGGAAGCCCAGCTCCTCGCCGCGCGCATGGAGCAGTGGCTGGACGCGATGCAACCAGGCGCCCCGGCCATCGTGCCGTACAAAAACCGCGACGCGGGCTCGGGCGTCGGACTGGTCGAGGCACCGCGCGGCGCCCTGGGCCATTGGATCACCCTGAAAGCAGGGCGCATCGGCAGTTACCAGTGCGTAGTCCCCAGCACCTGGAATTTTTCACCCCGCGACGCCGAGCAGAATCCGGGGCCGGTGGAGAGCGCCCTGGTCGGCACCCCGGTGAACGAGGCGTACCAAGGCCTGGAGGTGGCGCGGGTGGTGCGCGCGTTTGATCCCTGCATCGCCTGCGCGGTGCATTAA
- a CDS encoding ExeA family protein, protein MYNDYFGLHEPPFSIAPDPRYLFMSEHHREALAHLLYGLRGEGGFVLLTGEVGTGKTTVCRCLLEQLPDDCEVAFVLNPKVTSRELLATICDELGIGYPEGNQSVKVFVDRINAYLLEAHAAGRRTVVIIDEAQNLGASVLEQLRLLTNLETNREKLLQIILLGQPEFRDMLARPELRQFSQRITARYHLRPLARDEMNSYVYHRLQVAGLSRAAGEDLFPRAVLRRLYRLSGGVPRLVNLLCDRALLGVFAGEQRRVSPAILRQAAQEVFGEAPVARPGLRWAGVAATLALVVLMGIAAGYFFRDPASESVRALASQISSTAVVDEPAHGTESNLEAADDLSWPAAVSREEGEGLALQGLLELWDFTQPLPAGVDICDFVNGLGLQCLRDRGSLRTLEMLDRPALLTLHDGEGPYSVALVALEGSTAAILVGGEMRQVRSSEIEARWLGEFTLLFREPPGYSGNLRPGARDPFVLWLSQRLAEVDGRPGEPRTRADYDAQLVQEVRRFQLSRGLQPDGIVGSKTLIQLGNALGSAEPRLRAAGS, encoded by the coding sequence ATGTACAACGATTATTTCGGACTGCACGAACCTCCCTTCTCCATCGCGCCCGATCCCCGCTATCTGTTCATGAGTGAACATCACCGCGAAGCGCTGGCGCATCTGCTCTACGGCTTGCGCGGCGAGGGTGGTTTCGTGCTGCTCACCGGTGAGGTCGGCACGGGCAAGACCACGGTGTGTCGCTGTTTGCTCGAACAACTGCCCGACGACTGCGAGGTGGCCTTTGTGCTCAATCCCAAGGTCACCAGCCGCGAACTGCTGGCGACCATCTGTGATGAACTGGGCATCGGTTATCCTGAGGGCAATCAGAGCGTCAAGGTCTTTGTCGACCGCATCAACGCCTATCTTTTGGAGGCCCATGCCGCCGGCCGGCGTACGGTGGTGATCATTGATGAGGCGCAGAATCTGGGCGCCTCGGTTTTGGAGCAACTGCGCTTGCTCACCAATCTGGAAACCAATCGGGAAAAACTGCTGCAGATCATCCTCCTCGGCCAGCCCGAATTTCGCGATATGCTGGCGCGCCCGGAACTGCGCCAATTTTCGCAGCGCATTACCGCGCGCTATCATCTGCGCCCCCTGGCGCGCGACGAGATGAATTCCTATGTCTACCATCGGCTTCAGGTCGCCGGTCTGTCCCGCGCCGCCGGTGAGGATCTGTTTCCGCGCGCCGTGCTGCGGCGCCTGTACCGACTGAGCGGCGGGGTGCCGCGTCTGGTCAATCTGTTGTGCGATCGTGCCCTGCTCGGCGTCTTTGCAGGGGAGCAGCGGCGCGTTTCACCCGCCATCCTGCGCCAAGCCGCCCAGGAGGTTTTCGGCGAGGCCCCGGTTGCGCGCCCTGGCCTGCGTTGGGCTGGGGTCGCGGCGACCTTGGCACTGGTGGTCCTCATGGGTATCGCGGCGGGTTATTTCTTTCGTGACCCCGCCAGTGAGAGCGTGCGTGCTCTTGCTTCGCAGATTTCTTCCACAGCGGTCGTGGATGAGCCTGCGCACGGCACCGAGAGCAATCTTGAGGCCGCCGACGATCTGTCCTGGCCGGCGGCAGTGTCTCGCGAAGAAGGCGAGGGGCTGGCGCTGCAAGGATTGTTGGAATTATGGGATTTCACTCAGCCTTTGCCCGCCGGAGTCGATATCTGCGATTTCGTTAACGGCCTGGGGTTGCAATGCCTGCGGGATCGCGGCAGCTTGCGCACTCTTGAGATGCTCGACCGTCCGGCACTGCTGACCTTGCACGATGGCGAGGGACCCTATTCCGTCGCGTTGGTCGCTCTGGAGGGTAGCACTGCGGCAATTTTGGTGGGCGGCGAGATGCGCCAGGTTCGAAGCAGCGAGATCGAGGCGCGCTGGCTTGGCGAATTTACTCTGTTGTTCCGCGAACCGCCGGGGTATTCTGGCAATTTGCGCCCGGGAGCGCGCGACCCCTTCGTTCTGTGGCTTTCTCAGCGTCTCGCCGAGGTCGACGGGCGACCCGGGGAGCCGCGCACCAGAGCTGATTACGATGCGCAACTGGTGCAGGAGGTGCGCCGCTTCCAGCTTTCGCGGGGGTTGCAACCCGACGGCATTGTCGGCAGCAAGACCCTGATTCAGCTCGGTAATGCCCTGGGCAGTGCCGAACCGCGCCTGCGCGCGGCCGGGAGTTGA
- a CDS encoding general secretion pathway protein GspB — protein sequence MSFILDALRKSDKNRPAGMAPDLRTEHFAPSVRSRRKASPLLLVLSVALLLNAALLIWWLRPWQPVVEDLQVAVPATETAAPAEISGTLAEVPPSLVPPQIAVVPSPQAVPESPPVATPAPSAELVAVAPMPVDSLPELTPRQSPVSPDRAPKLEDLSASLRSGLPDFTFSLHYYTADPAQRLVRLNGLILREGQALSEGLVLEEITSDGAVFGYQGLLFTVKRY from the coding sequence ATGTCTTTCATTCTTGACGCCTTGCGCAAATCCGACAAGAACCGCCCCGCGGGGATGGCTCCCGATTTGCGGACCGAACACTTTGCGCCGTCCGTGCGCTCGCGGCGCAAGGCCTCACCGTTATTGCTGGTATTGAGCGTCGCTTTGCTGCTCAATGCCGCCTTGCTGATCTGGTGGCTGCGGCCCTGGCAACCTGTCGTTGAGGATCTGCAAGTCGCCGTGCCGGCCACCGAAACCGCTGCGCCTGCCGAGATCTCGGGGACTTTGGCCGAGGTGCCGCCAAGCCTTGTGCCGCCGCAGATCGCTGTCGTACCCTCACCTCAGGCCGTGCCGGAGTCGCCGCCTGTCGCGACCCCGGCGCCGTCCGCCGAGCTCGTGGCAGTTGCACCCATGCCGGTTGATTCGCTGCCCGAACTCACGCCGCGGCAATCGCCGGTGTCGCCGGACCGCGCGCCCAAGCTTGAAGATCTGTCCGCCTCTCTGCGGTCCGGCTTGCCGGATTTCACTTTTTCCCTGCACTATTACACCGCAGATCCAGCGCAGCGCCTGGTGCGCCTCAACGGTCTCATCCTGCGCGAGGGACAAGCCCTAAGCGAGGGGCTAGTGCTGGAAGAGATCACATCGGACGGTGCGGTTTTTGGCTACCAGGGTCTGCTTTTCACCGTCAAGCGTTACTGA
- a CDS encoding VanZ family protein gives MPQVRHRFSPAQRRIAVALPLLLMLAIFGLSSISFDLAAPEKSALGWMPPTLQNFLHIPLYGLLAFLWFGALAALGVAGRKRLMLAAFIAFTYGILDEWHQTTVPGRFGSWTDVALNSVGIFLALLFCVWFQRRFWRT, from the coding sequence ATGCCTCAGGTCCGTCACCGCTTTTCTCCCGCACAGCGCCGCATTGCCGTGGCTTTACCGCTGTTGTTGATGCTGGCAATTTTCGGTCTTTCTTCCATATCCTTTGACCTCGCCGCGCCGGAAAAGAGCGCCTTGGGCTGGATGCCACCGACCTTGCAGAACTTTCTGCATATCCCCCTGTACGGCTTATTGGCCTTTCTGTGGTTCGGCGCCCTGGCGGCACTGGGAGTGGCCGGACGCAAGCGGCTCATGCTGGCGGCGTTCATCGCATTCACCTACGGTATTCTCGACGAATGGCATCAAACCACCGTACCCGGCAGGTTTGGTTCGTGGACCGATGTTGCCCTCAATTCCGTGGGGATTTTTCTGGCCCTGCTGTTCTGTGTCTGGTTCCAGCGCCGTTTCTGGCGAACATGA
- a CDS encoding GNAT family N-acetyltransferase: MIFIFAHPPQLPSIKGLLTECDLYAEDLDAAKVNHLLLCRTEGQLAGVVGMEVFGETGLLRSLAVAPAFRERGIGSLLLVRIERFAALQGARSFYLATEKAADFFAARGYTHLPTAEVPESVRAAPLFTELAARGASAMVKPLAARKVPAARRAAGPM; encoded by the coding sequence ATGATTTTTATTTTTGCCCACCCCCCGCAGCTCCCTTCCATCAAGGGGCTGTTGACTGAATGCGATCTGTATGCCGAAGATCTCGATGCCGCCAAAGTCAATCATCTGCTGCTTTGCCGCACCGAGGGACAGTTGGCGGGTGTCGTCGGCATGGAAGTGTTCGGCGAAACCGGGTTGCTGCGATCCCTGGCGGTGGCGCCCGCATTTCGCGAACGCGGCATTGGCTCTTTGTTGCTGGTGCGCATCGAGCGGTTTGCCGCTCTGCAGGGGGCACGCAGTTTTTATTTGGCCACGGAAAAAGCCGCGGATTTTTTTGCGGCGCGGGGTTATACGCATCTGCCCACGGCCGAGGTGCCCGAGAGCGTGCGCGCAGCTCCCTTGTTCACCGAGCTTGCAGCGCGTGGCGCAAGCGCCATGGTTAAGCCGCTTGCCGCGCGCAAGGTCCCCGCGGCGCGGCGCGCAGCCGGCCCGATGTGA
- a CDS encoding RT0821/Lpp0805 family surface protein: protein MKRMLVILLTAVLAVSGCATGSGPKETGGTLIGAAGGGLLGAQVGKGRGQLVAVAVGTLAGALIGQEVGRTLDRADRMWMERSAQQALEYNRSHQASTWHNPDSGNSGSFTPVRTYQAAQGQHCREYAQTVTIGGQPQQAYGTACRQPDGSWMIVR from the coding sequence ATGAAAAGAATGCTCGTGATCCTTTTGACGGCGGTTCTCGCTGTGTCCGGCTGCGCCACCGGTTCGGGTCCCAAGGAAACCGGCGGCACGCTTATCGGCGCCGCCGGTGGCGGCCTGCTCGGCGCGCAAGTCGGTAAAGGGCGCGGACAGTTGGTCGCCGTCGCCGTCGGTACCCTCGCCGGTGCTCTGATCGGCCAGGAAGTCGGCCGCACCCTCGATCGGGCGGATCGCATGTGGATGGAGCGTAGCGCCCAACAGGCTCTGGAATACAACCGCAGTCACCAGGCCAGCACCTGGCACAACCCCGACAGCGGAAACTCCGGTTCCTTTACACCCGTGCGTACCTACCAGGCTGCCCAGGGGCAGCATTGCCGGGAATACGCCCAGACAGTCACCATCGGTGGCCAGCCCCAGCAGGCTTATGGCACCGCCTGCCGGCAACCTGACGGCAGCTGGATGATCGTGCGCTGA